The proteins below are encoded in one region of Belonocnema kinseyi isolate 2016_QV_RU_SX_M_011 chromosome 1, B_treatae_v1, whole genome shotgun sequence:
- the LOC117180679 gene encoding uncharacterized protein LOC117180679 — protein sequence MVSGALIFSITVLVNSIVCMRIRERNPSGIILGNPAFRTFLALPEDLPDVYTKIRNGPLIPVLGPLCVVANYDYIVGWWHNGAFRSIFNSDGNIIMKSIRSGTTHIMRYQSPGNDPDQIYLSIEQAVRDRSRSPIRGRMN from the exons ATGGTTTCTGGTGCTTTGATCTTTAGTATAACGGTCCTCgtgaattctattg TTTGCATGCGTATACGGGAGAGAAATCCATCTGGAATTATACTTGGAAATCCTGCTTTCAGAACTTTTTTAGCTTTACCAGAAGACCTTCCTGATGTTTACACCAAGATACGTAATGGCCCCCTGATTCCAGTCCTAGGTCCTTTATGTGTAGTAGCAAATTATGATTACATCGTTGGATGGTGGCATAATGGTGCATTTCGTTCAATATTTAACTCTGACGGGAATATAATTATGAAAAGTATAAGAAGCGGAACTACCCATATAATGAGGTATCAAAGTCCCGGAAACGATCCAGATCAAATTTATTTAAGCATAGAGCAGGCTGTTCGGGATCGTTCTAGAAGCCCAATCAGAGGCCGGATGAATTAa